The DNA region TTCAAAAACCAGTTCATCATGCACTTGCATGATCATCATACCCTGCAATTTTCTTTTTTTGAACTCATCATGAATTCGTATCATAGCAATTTTAATAAGGTCGGCAGCAGTACCCTGGATGGGAGTATTGATGGCCGTTCGTTCGGCAAAGCTTCGTACCTGGTGGTTTTTAGCATTAATTTCCGGCAAATAGCGTCGACGCTTCATCAAAGTGGAAACAAAACCATTTTTTTTAGCTTCCTCGATGATCTGGTCCATGAATAATTTTACGTTAGGGAATTGTGTGAAATAGTTTTCGATAAAGTCACCCGCTTCCTCAAATGAAATACCCAGTCTATTTGATAATCCGAATTTTCCCATTCCATACATAATGCCAAAATTAATTTCCTTCGCTTTACGCCGATGATCCTGGGTAATTTCATCGAGTGGAATTCCAAGTACTTTAGATGCGGTGGATGAATGAATATCCAGGTTGTTCTTAAATGCATCCATTAAATTTTCATCGCCGGATAAATGCGCCATAATCCGTAATTCGATTTGGGAATAATCCGCATCGAGAATAGTGTAACCGGGTTTTGCCGGGATAAATGCTTTTCGAATTTCTCGGCCCAACTCCGTACGAATGGGTATGTTTTGTAAATTCGGATCGGTACTGGACAATCTACCTGTTACCGCGACAGTTTGATTGTACGATGTATGCAATCTGCCAGTATAAGGATTAATCAATTTCGGCAACGCATCCACATAGGTTGATTTCAGCTTAGCCAACTGCCGATATTCCAAAATCATTTTAGGCATGCCGTGGGTTTTGGCCAAGGTTTCCAGAACCGAAACATCCGTTGAATAACCGGTTTTGTTTTTCCTTGAAGTGGGTAATTGCATTTTTTCGAAAAGTATGGTGCCAAGCTGTGAAGGGGAATTAATATTAAATTCCTGACCCGCTTCATAGTAGATCTTTTCTTCCAGTTGCAGTAGATCACTCTTTAATTTTATGGACAATTTACGAAGCAATGTTTGATCCAATGAAACGCCATTCCATTCTACCTGCTTCAAAACTGTAATTAAAGGGATTTCTACTTCTTGAAATAAGTCAACCATTTCCGATGTTTTAATCTTGGGTTCGAAAATATTTCTAAGTCGTAAGGTCATATCGGCATCTTCACAAGCATAAAAAGTCAGCTTATCCAGGGGAACTTCTCTCATCGTGATTTGTTTTTTCCCTTTGCCAATCAATGCATCCGTGGGTTGTTTTTTATAATTCAGATGCTCCATGGCCAGGCTATCTATATTATGTTGACGTCCGGACGGATCTAACAAATACGAAGCGACCATTGTGTCGAAATCGACCCCGTTTACCAGAACATCGTAACGTGATAGAACCAGCATATCATATTTAATGTTATGACCACATTTTTTGATTTGGGGATTTTCCAAAATCGGTTTTAATGAGGGGAGAACGTTATTCAATGGTAATCCAATAGACTCACTCACTCGATCCGAGAAATCAAATTGAGGAGTTTGGTCAAATTTATTAACGGCTAGTTCCGTATTACTTACCGGGATATAGAACGCTTCTTCCTCCTGCCAGCTGAATGAAAATCCAACCAGCTCTGCCATCATGGGGTCAGCGCTTGTAGTTTCCAGATCGAACACAAAAGTACTCTGTTCTGATAAATGATCAAAAAATTTTTGAAACGCTTCCTGATCTTCAATTGCTTTGTACTCTTGCTTAAGTGTTGTACCGGTTTTTTCAAATCTCTCTACCATGACTCTAAACTCTAATTCTCTAAACAATGAGACCAGTTTCAGAGAGTCCGGTTCGCGAACCAGTAAATCGTCTAACTGATATTCAATCGGCACCTGATCGTCTAAGGTGACCAATTGATAAGCCAGTTTCGCACTTTCAATGTTTTCTCGAATAATTTTTTGATAACGTTGGCTGGAAACCTGTTCCAAATTTGAAAATAAATTATCGACTGAACCAAATTCCTGTATCAATTTTGCCGCTGTTTTTTTACCGATACCCGGAACGCCAGGAATATTATCTGATGAATCTCCCATTAAGCTGAGAATATCCCGGATTTGTGAAGGATCAACCTGCCACTTATCTTTAACCCAGGATGGATTTACGATCTCAGGTTGGTCGGAACCTCTGCCTGGTTTCCAAACAGAAATAGCGGACGAAACCATTTGTAGAAGATCTTTATCATTGGTGACAAGAAAGGAATGATAGCCGGCCTTCGCAGCCTGTTGTGCAACTGTTGCCATAACATCATCCGCTTCAAAACCATGTTCTTCAAGAATGGGGATATTAAATCCCTCAATCACTTTTCTGATAAGAGGTATTTGAGCGTACATGTCCTCCGGCATTTTCTCTCGGGTGGCCTTGTATTCTTTATAAGCCAGGTGACGAAAGGTTGGCTCGGGGGTGTCGAAAGCGACTGCAATTGCATCCGGTTTTTCCTGATCCAGAATCATCATTAATGTATTGGTAAAAGCAAAAACCGCAGATGTATTTTCACCTTTTGAGGTGGTCAAGGGTCGCCCGGAAAACGCATAATAGGAGCGATAAGCGAGGTAGTAACCATCTAACAAAAATAATTTCTTTGGGGGCATGATACCAATTTCCTATGAAGCAATTTACTGAATAAGTTAATTTCCACGACTATTTATTAAAGTATCCTCAAAAGTACACTCGCTGCATTTTCTTTTTTTGACAGGATTTACAGGATCGAAAAATATATCCAAACTTCTACTAAAATCATGTTTATTTTGTTGATCCTGTCCAAAATATCTATTCAAAAATACTACTCACAAGTTAAAGTACTAACTTAAAATGAATCTTAATCCAGTACTTTTGCACTACCTCCCCTCCTCGAATCGCCTACGCTAACGCCCGAAGTGCTAAGTGCGTTCACACCACCAAAGTAAATATCCTTTACGGACCACACGTTTGTTTCCCAATGATTCGCCAATTCTTTTGTGGCTTTTTTATCAAAACCCGCCTCCATTTGGATAGATGTGCCATCCCAATGGATTCTGGGCGCTTCTACAGCTTCTGAAATACTCATGTCAAAATCAATAAAATTGCTTAACACTTGCAGCAGTGCGGTTTTAATTCGTTTACTTCCGCCGCTTCCCAAAACCAGTTTAGGTACATTTTCCTGGAACAGTATTGACGGCGACATCATCGAGGAAATACGAAACCCGGCAGGACTTGAATGAAATCCACCCGGATGCAAATCATCTTCTCCTAGCATATTGTTGAGCATAATCCC from candidate division KSB1 bacterium includes:
- the polA gene encoding DNA polymerase I, with translation MPPKKLFLLDGYYLAYRSYYAFSGRPLTTSKGENTSAVFAFTNTLMMILDQEKPDAIAVAFDTPEPTFRHLAYKEYKATREKMPEDMYAQIPLIRKVIEGFNIPILEEHGFEADDVMATVAQQAAKAGYHSFLVTNDKDLLQMVSSAISVWKPGRGSDQPEIVNPSWVKDKWQVDPSQIRDILSLMGDSSDNIPGVPGIGKKTAAKLIQEFGSVDNLFSNLEQVSSQRYQKIIRENIESAKLAYQLVTLDDQVPIEYQLDDLLVREPDSLKLVSLFRELEFRVMVERFEKTGTTLKQEYKAIEDQEAFQKFFDHLSEQSTFVFDLETTSADPMMAELVGFSFSWQEEEAFYIPVSNTELAVNKFDQTPQFDFSDRVSESIGLPLNNVLPSLKPILENPQIKKCGHNIKYDMLVLSRYDVLVNGVDFDTMVASYLLDPSGRQHNIDSLAMEHLNYKKQPTDALIGKGKKQITMREVPLDKLTFYACEDADMTLRLRNIFEPKIKTSEMVDLFQEVEIPLITVLKQVEWNGVSLDQTLLRKLSIKLKSDLLQLEEKIYYEAGQEFNINSPSQLGTILFEKMQLPTSRKNKTGYSTDVSVLETLAKTHGMPKMILEYRQLAKLKSTYVDALPKLINPYTGRLHTSYNQTVAVTGRLSSTDPNLQNIPIRTELGREIRKAFIPAKPGYTILDADYSQIELRIMAHLSGDENLMDAFKNNLDIHSSTASKVLGIPLDEITQDHRRKAKEINFGIMYGMGKFGLSNRLGISFEEAGDFIENYFTQFPNVKLFMDQIIEEAKKNGFVSTLMKRRRYLPEINAKNHQVRSFAERTAINTPIQGTAADLIKIAMIRIHDEFKKRKLQGMMIMQVHDELVFEVPDSEVDEIKVLVIDCMESALELKVPIKADVGTGANWLEAH